The sequence below is a genomic window from Mycobacterium sp. ITM-2016-00316.
GCTCCGCCGGTGCGGGACGGCACGGCGTTCGAGGTCGAACTGGCGCGCAGCGGTGCGGTACTGCCGGTGGCCGCGGACGAAACGGTGCTCGACGCCCTGGTACGGCACCGGCCCGACACCGCCTACTCGTGCCGCCAAGGGTTCTGCGGAACCTGCCGGGTGGGAGTGCTGGCCGGCACTCCCGAGCACCGGGAGAACAGGCTCACCGCCGAGGAGCGCGAGACGTCGATGCTGCCCTGCGTATCCCGTTCGCTCACGTCGCGTCTGACACTCGACATCTAGCCGCGAGGCGTCCGGGTATGGTGGCCGGCGAACACGTACGGTTGCACAAGGAGTCGCAGTGTCGTTGCCCAGTAGGATCGCGCCCGCCGGTGCTGCCGACTTGGATGCCGCCGCGCAGACCCTGGCCGCCGCCTTCGAATCGTATGCGTGGACGCGCTGGTCCATCCCCGCCGATGACTACCCGGTCCGTCTGCAACGTCTGCAACGGCTCTATCTGGGCCATGCGCTCGAGCACGGCATCGTGCTCGTCGGCGGAATCGGTGCCGGCGATGTGGACGGGGTGATCGCGGTCCTATCGCCCTCTGCGCCTGCACCATCGGATGACCTACAAGCTCAGGTGGCCGAGTTGCACGGGGCCCGGCTGGCTGTCGTCGCCGCCGCCGAAACCCCGCCTCTTCCGGACGCGGTGTGGAACTTGGCCACGCTGGGCGTGCATCCCGAGGCCCAGGGTCATGGGCTGGGGGCCGCGCTGATCGGGGCCGCGCTCGCAGAAGTCGACGCATCGCGGGTGACCGCGGATACGGCGCTGGAAACCTCTGACGACCGCAATGTCCGGTTGTACGAACGAGCGGGATTCACCGTCACCGCCACGACGCAGATCCAGGACGGTCCGACGGTGTATTCGATGCTGCGCCAGGCGGTTTCGGCTCCGCAGTGACCGGCACCGCCGAGCCCGGCCATCGCGCGTCGGTCCGGAAGCGGTGCATGCCGTCATCGACGCCTGTGTAGGTCCAGCCGATCGCCGAGAAGAAGGTGAAGGCGCCCCGATTGTCATCGTCGACGAACGCCGTCCAGCAATGGGTTTCGGGGTGGCCCTGCCAGTGTTGTGCTACGGCCAGCGCGTGTCGGCCGACCCCGCAACCGCGCAGTGCCGGTGCGACCGCCAGGTCGGTGATGACGTGCCCAGAGCCCGAGGGATCCCACACACAGCCCACCAGTGCGACCGGCGTGCCGGTGTCGTCCTCGACCACCAGTTGCGCGCCGCTGTCGTCGGCAAGCACATGCTCCAGCCAGGATTCGTCCATGGGGCCGAGCCGCCGGTCCAGTTCGGGATCGCGGTACCACGACGCAATCCAGTCCCAGTCGGTTCTGCTGACGCGTCGCACCCGATGGGCGGTGTCACGATGCGGGTCGGTCATCTGTCTCCTCGCCACCGGATGGTGTTCGGGTGCCGGGCCGGCGCAGATCCACCGTCGACGCCGCGAGCATCGCCACCGACAGCAGTGCGAGGAACTGCACCCCGGCCGAATGGCCGAGGTAACCGTCCACCGAGCGCCACGGACCGCGGGACAGGACCGCACCGGCGGCGATCAGCCCGCCGGCGACCACCCCGACGGTGATCTTCTCCGACCAGGCCCGCCCCGCCAGCAGGTACCGGACGCCGACCGCCGCCGCCACCACCACGATGCCGGTGACCCCGCTGATCAGCCCGCCCACCGCCAGGACCGCGGCGGCGGTCAGCCACGGTGCGGGCATCCACGGCTGCACCGGCTCACCGGTGTTCCTGCGCCGGATCGGCAGCAGCGCAAGCAGAGCCAGCACCGGCAGCAGCGCGAGCCCGCCGAAGAGCCCGATCCGGTAGGTCAGGTTGGCGGGGAAGGTCAGGGCCAGCGTGCCGCTGGTGCCCGCGGGGACCACCCAACCCTGCTGCCACCCGTTGACGGTGATCGGCCGCAGCGCGGTGCCGTCCTCGCTGTGCGCGACCCACCCGGGATTCACGCTCTCGGGCACCACGATCACCCGGTCGTGGTCGGATGCCGCCACCTCGACCTCGCGGTGATCGGAGGACCACGTCCCGGTGTGCGCGTCGACGGTCGGTGCCGTGCGCAGTTCAGCGGCACGCGGGGTGGCCAGCTGGACACCGTCGACCACGAATGCCTCACCCGGGCTGACCACCAGCTCCTGCTGCCCCTCGGGCAGGGTGACCGGCTTGGACTGGCAGGGCTGCGCGGCGATGGGCTCGTTGTCCAGCAACGCACGGACGGTGGTGGCGACCGAGGTCTGGATGAACTGCCCGGCCACACCGATGATCGGCCCCTTGCCGCACGGCAAAGTGATCGGGCGGTCCCGGTCGGCCGGGTCGGGTGCCGCGATCGGCTTGCCCGCGGTGTCCAGGACGGTCACCTCGGCCAGCCCGGTCGGTTTGAGCTGGTCGAAACCCAGTGCGGTGCGGTCGATCACGTCGGTCCAGTCCAGGATCGACAGCTGCACCGTATCGGTGACCGTGGGGAACAGGTCGAACGTCTGCGGCCCGTCGCCGTCGAGGCGGCGCACCTGCGGTCCGGCGCCCAGGTCGATCGCGACCATCGTCGGATGTGCCGGCAGCACCGTGGAACTGGGCGTCAGGGTCAGGGCGGCGACCTCGGTGCGCTCGGGCAGTGTCACCGTCAACGTCGGCGGCTTTTTGAGTTGCACGTTGTTCTGTGGTGCCGTCCACGCGGTGCGCACGTCGCCGTCGGTGGCGGCGTAGGCCGATCCGAGTACGTCGATCAGGTCGGAATCTCCGGTGGCGCGTGTGGTTCCGGGCGCACTGATCAGATCGGCCAGTCGCGGGCCTTGGCGCGCCCGCACCCACACCGTCGGGGTCACCGCGGTGGCTTCCGGCACCGTCAAGGTGCGGCTCATGTTCACCGCCTCCTCGGGCGCGAGCGCCATGGTGGCCGCGCAGTGGACGCCGTCGGGCGCGTCGGCGCAGCCCGGCCGGCCCAGCAGTTCCGAGCCGAGGTCCCACTGCGCGACCGCGGACCCCGCCGGCGGGCCCGGCACGTCCACGGTTCGCCGCAGCGTGACCGGGTGAGCGAATCCCGATGCGTCGTACTGGGTCACGGACAGATCGGTGATGCCGAACTGCACACCGGGCGAGCCGTCGTCGGTGCCGACGGCGGTGATCCGCATCCACGGCGTCTCACCGAACGGCAGCGCCGCGGACAGCGGTTTGCCGGGCTCGTCGAAACGCAGGGTGGTGGTGCCGTTGATCGTCGCCACCTCGATGCGGCGGACCTGGGCGCCGACGGCGGTGGCACTCGGGGTGATGGTGACCGCGGCATTGGTCACCGGGTGGTCGAAGTCGACCTGCATCCACTGGCCCACGGCGGTCTGCAGCGAGTTGGACACCCAACTGGTCGACGAATCGGCATCGATCGCCGCCGCAGGCCCGGAGGACGGCGAAACATTGGGCAGCGCAGTCGAATCCGACGCTGAACTGGACACGCTGATGTTCCCGCCGGTCCACCGCGCGTACAGCGGGTCGGTGCCCGCCGGATAGTCCATCACCCGGTTGAAGGTCTGTCGGCGCTCGTCGGGGGTCCGCACCGCCGAGGAATGGTTGTCGACGCGGCCGTAGTCGGTTTCGCGGGCCAGTGGGGTGTCGGTCACCGTCACCAGCGGGGCGCCGACACCGGCGCGCTGCGCATCGGCGGTCAGCAGCATCGGGCCCAGCGGCTCCCGGCCCTGAAGCCGGCGTCGTTCAGCAAGGCGCAGCAGGGCTTCCGGGCCGCCGTCGACGCGGGCCATCGCGTCCAGGTCGGTCAGGTACGGCCCTGGGCTTGCGTCATCGACCCGGTAGATTTCCACCGCCGGGTACCGCGGGCGCAGGCCGCTGTCGGTGACGAACCCCTCCAGGGTTCCCGGACCGACGGGTTCGCCGAATTCGGCCACCCTGGTCAGGCCTGGCGACCCGTCGATGGCGCGGTGCACGAGGATGGGGCGGGCCGACCGCGAGGTTTCCGGGTCCAGGTCGTTGCGCACCACGACGAACGAAATGCCTTGCTGGGAAAGCGTATCCGCCAGTCCGGCGGAGGGCTGGCCGGCGGCGAAGAGCCGTTGCACCGCGTCGAGGGCCCGAATGGTCTCCGGTGGTGTCAGCGGGATCGAGTCGCGCACACCCCACGGGCTGTGGCCCAGTACCTGCAGCGGCTCGTCGTGACTGTTGCCCCACACCTGCGTCGCGAACGGGGCCCCCGGAGCGACCAGCACGCGTCCGCGGTCGGTGTTGCGCTCATCGAGCCAGGACGCGGTGTCGTGCCAGTAGCCGGGGATCGCCTCGAAACTGCCCGGCGGTGTCAACCGGCCGGTCCAGGCCAGCGAGGTGCCTGCGGCCAGTGCGGTCAGGATGACCAGGCCGACGGCGACCCGTTTGTCGCGTTCGGGGTAGGCCAACGCTCGCACCCAGGTGGGTCGGGAGACGGTGCCGGGCAAGGGGATCCGCCCCAACAGATGCGCCAGTCCCAACGCCAGCGGCAGCCGGATCAACGGTTCCAGCTTGTGCACATTGCGCAGCGGGGTGCCGTCGGCGTCGAGGAACAACTGCACCTGCGTGGCGACCGGGGACCCCAGCCCGCCCGAGTAGCCGACGGCCAGCAGGGTGACCCCGACGAAGAGGATCGCGATGAGCCGCCCACGGGCCGGCATGGTGCGCATCGCCAGACCGGCCATACCGGCCGCCGCCACCAGGGTGGTGGCCAGCACCGCGACCGAACTGGTGACCAGTGTCGAGCCGGCGGTGGCGGTGGGCGCGACGAACGGCGTCCAGCTGTCGGTGCCGCGCAACACCTCGGTCAGCGACAGCCAGCGGGTGGTGACACCGGAGGACTCGATGTAGTCCAGGAACGGCGGGCTGATGCGGCCCAGCATGACCAACGCCACCGACCACCAGGTGATCGCCAGTGCGGTGCACAGCGCCCACCACGCGGTGAACCGCCACCACTGCCTGTTCGGGCGGTGCGCGGCCCACCAGATGACGGCAGCCAGGCAGCCGGTCAGGGTGGCGACGGCGTTGACCGCGCCCATCAGCGCGACGGCCGCGGCCGAGCGCGCAGCAAGCAGGCGGATGCGGTCGTCACCGCGCATGGCGTGGATGACGGGCAGCAGCACCCAGGGCGCCAGCATCATCGGCAGCGTTTCCGAGGAGATGGCGCCCAGGGTGGTCAGCACCCGTGGGGACAGCGCGAACGCGCATCCGGCGATGACCCGTGAGCTGGTGGTGCCGATGCCGAGCGCCTCGGCCACCCGCAGCAGACCCCAGAACCCGACGGTGAGCAGCAGCGCCCACCACAACCGTTGGGTCACCCAGCCGGGTACGCCCAGCACGTCGCCGGCCAGGAAGAACGCGCCGTGCGGAAACAGGTAGCCGTAGGCCTGGTTCTGGGCCTGGCCGAAGGACAGGTCGCTGTTCCACAGATCGGCGGCGCGGGCCAGGAACCGCAGCGGATTGGCGGTGAGATCGAGTTTGGTGTCAGGAGAGATGCGACCCGGCGACTGGATGAACGCCAGGATCAGAGAAGCGGTGCCGACCAGCCACAGCCAACGCCGCGACAGTTGATTCCGAACTCCGGCTGTCGGCGCGCCCGGGTCAGGCCCGGTCGCCGTATTCAACGCGGTTGAGCACCGAGGACGCGGGGTCGCCCGACTGCACCGGTGGCTTGGTGTCCTGCTGGACCATCAGCGTCACGCCGAAGATCGAGGCCGCGCCCAACAGCAGGCCGACCACGATGCTGGCCGCAGCGGGCACGACGAACCGTTCCATGCCCGCCAACCTAGCACGTCAGAATGCCGGGGTGACTTCGGCGGATCAGGAGGTCCGGCGCTCGGCGGACTGCCCCGGAACGGAACCGCAAGTTACTGTGGGGACCCATGTCGATGTCGCGCGCACTCGGTGCCCTGACCGCGCTGTCCGGTCTCCTGCTGGCCTGCTCGCCCGCCGAACCGCAGGAGGCGGCCGCGCCGCCGGCCCCGGTGAGCAGCGGGCCGGCCGTCCCGACCAACGCCTCGTTCGATCAGCCGCTGCCTGCCGCACCGGCGCCCGGATTCTGCGATATCGCCACCATGTCCACCCGTGACAAGCTCGCCCAGCTGCTGATGGTCGGCGTCAGTGACGCCGCCGACGCCCGCGCGGTGGTCGCCGACCAGCACGTTGGCGGCATCATGATCGGCAGCTGGACCGACAAGTCGATGCTCGGCGCGCCACTGGCCGACATCGCGGCGAACGCGGGGCCGCTGTCGCTGGCGGTCAGCGTCGACGAGGAGGGCGGCCGGGTGTCCCGGCTGGCCGGCGTGATCGGCAGCCAGCCCTCGGCACGGGAGCTGGCCCAGACCAAGACCCCCGACGAGGTGTACGGGATCGCGCTGGAACGCGGCCGGGCGATGCGCGGCCTGGGCATCACCGTCGACTTCGCCCCCGTCGTCGACCTGACCCAGCAGAGCGCGGCGATCGGGGACCGGTCCTTCGGGGACGACCCGGAAACGGTGACCGAGTACGCCGGTGCCTATGCGCGCGGCCTGCGCGACGCCGGGGTGCTGCCGGTGCTCAAGCATTTCCCGGGCCACGGGCGCGCCGCCGGCGATTCGCACACCGGTGCGGTCTCCACCCCGCCACTGGCCGACCTGCAGAACGACGATCTGGTCCCGTACCGCACCCTCACCAAGCAGCCGCCGGTGGCGGTCATGGTGGGCCACATGCAGGTTCCCGGGCTGACGGGCGGCGAGCAGGCCAGCCTGAGTCCCGCGGCCTACAACCTGCTGCGTACCGAGTTCGGTTTCGGCGGACTCGTCTACACCGACGATCTGTCCAGCATGGCCGCGATCAACCAGCAGTACGGGGTCGCGGCGGCGGTGCTGAAGTCCTTGCAGGCCGGGGCCGATGTCGCCCTGTGGATCACCACCGCCGAGGTGCCCGCCGTGCTCGACCGCCTCGAGCAGGCGGTCGCGGCGGGGGAGCTGTCACCGGCCGCGGTGGATGCGTCGGTGCAGCGGGTGGCGGCCGCGAAGGGGCCTAATCCCAACTGCGGCCGCTGATCACCCGTACTCTGAGCCGATGGCCGGTGGAACCAAGCGGTTGCCGCGCGCGGTGCGCGAGCAGCAGATGCTCGATGCTGCCGTGCAGATGTTCTCCATCAACGGCTATCACGAGACCTCGATGGATGCGATCGCCGCCGAGGCGCAGATCTCCAAGCCGATGCTCTACCTCTATTACGGCTCCAAGGAGGAGCTCTTCGGGGCGTGCCTCGATCGCGAGCTGAACCGGTTCGTCGACGAGGTACGCGGCCGGATCGACTTCACCCAGAGCCCAAAGGACATGCTGAGCAACGCCGTTGGTGCGTTCCTCGGCTATATCGACAGCAACCGCGCCTCGTGGATCGTGCTGTACAGCCAGGCCACCAGCTCGCAGGCCTTCGCGCACACCGTGCGTGAGGGCCGCGAACGGATCATCGAGCTGGTCGGCAGGCTGCTGCAGTCCGGCACCCGGAACCCGGAGCCAGACGCCGATTTCAACATGATGGCCGTCGCGCTCGTGGGTGCCGGCGAGGCCATCGCGGACCGGGTCAGCACCGGTGACGCCGGCGTGCACGACGCCACCGAGCTGATGATCAACCTGTTCTGGCGCGGCCTGAAAGGTAAGCCGACCGAGAAGGTTTAGGTCAGCCCGGTCACCGACGCGGTCAGATGCGGGTAGCCCTTCGACAGGTGCCGCAGCGCCAGTTCCCAACCCGTGTCCGTGGCGTCCACGTAGAGCCCGGCGCGCGCCGGCAACAGCACCGGCTTGCCGAACCGCACCGAGTACTTCACGGCGTCGGGTAACTGGCCTTCGATATTGGCCAGCACCGCCGCCGCGCTGAACATTCCGTGCGCGATCGCGGTGGGGAAGCCGAACAGCTTGGCGCCGATCGAACTGGTGTGGATCGGGTTGTGGTCACCGCCGATCGAGGCATAGGACCGGATCTGACCCGCCGAGATGCTGAGCACTGCGTTGGGCGGCGGCAACTTCTGCTGCCGGGGTGGTTCGGGGCGCGGCTCGCCGGACAGGCTGGTGCGCTGCTGGTGCAGGAACGTGGTGGTCTGCTCCCAGGCCAGGTCGTTGCCGATCTTGATGCTGGTCACCAGGTCCACCAGCAGGCCCTTGCGGTGCTCGCGCAGGTTTTCCGCGTGTACCGACACGTCCAGCGCATCGCTGACGGTGATCGGCCGGTACTGGGTGATGTGGTTTTCGGTGTGCACCGAACCCATTGCCGCGAAAGGGAAATCGAACGAGGTGGCCAACGACATCATGGTCGGGAAGGTCAGCGCGAACGGATACGTCAGCGGCACGGCGTTGTCGAAGCGCAACCCGGTGACATTGGCGTATGCGGCGACGTTGGCCGGGTCGATCCGGAGTTCGGGGACATGGATCCGGCGATCGGGCAGGCCGCCGGCACGAGGCACGAACGGCAGCGCCCCAGCGACCGCGCGCGCCATGTTCAGCAAGCTATTGGGTTGTGACATGCCGGTGTCCTCTATTCTTCGCGCAAGCGCTCATCACGCCCCCAGCAGGGCTTGGCCGCAGACCCGAATCGTGTTGCCGGTGACCGCATTCGACGCCGGGCTGGCGAAGTAGGCGATGGTCTCGGCGACGTCGACGGGCTGACCGCCCTGGAACAGCGAGTTCAGCCGGCGGCCCACCTCTCGGGTGGCCAGCGGAATGGCCTCGGTCATCTTGGTCTCGATGAAGCCGGGCGCGACGGCGTTGATGGTGATGCCCTTGTCGGCCAGCGTCGGGCCGAGTGCTTCGACGATGCCGATCATGCCGGCCTTGGTCGCCGCGTAGTTGGTCTGGCCGCGGTTGCCCGCGATGCCGGCCATCGACGACAGGCCGATCACCCGGCCCCCCTCGCCGAGCGCGCCCGCGGCGACCAGTCCTTCGGTGAGGTTCAGCGGCGCAAGGAGATTCACCGCGACGACCGAGTCCCAGCGCGGCTCGTCCATGTTGGCCAGCAGCTTGTCGCGGGTGATGCCGGCGTTGTTGACCAGGACGTCGACCCTGCCCCCGTGGTGTTCGGTGAGGTGCGCGACGATCTGGTCCACTGCGTCGGACGCGGTGACATCGAGTGCCAGTGCCGTCCCGCCCACCTTCTCGGCGGTCTCCTTCAGCG
It includes:
- a CDS encoding GNAT family N-acetyltransferase translates to MTDPHRDTAHRVRRVSRTDWDWIASWYRDPELDRRLGPMDESWLEHVLADDSGAQLVVEDDTGTPVALVGCVWDPSGSGHVITDLAVAPALRGCGVGRHALAVAQHWQGHPETHCWTAFVDDDNRGAFTFFSAIGWTYTGVDDGMHRFRTDARWPGSAVPVTAEPKPPGAASNTPSDRPGSASWR
- a CDS encoding alpha-(1->3)-arabinofuranosyltransferase, with protein sequence MSRRWLWLVGTASLILAFIQSPGRISPDTKLDLTANPLRFLARAADLWNSDLSFGQAQNQAYGYLFPHGAFFLAGDVLGVPGWVTQRLWWALLLTVGFWGLLRVAEALGIGTTSSRVIAGCAFALSPRVLTTLGAISSETLPMMLAPWVLLPVIHAMRGDDRIRLLAARSAAAVALMGAVNAVATLTGCLAAVIWWAAHRPNRQWWRFTAWWALCTALAITWWSVALVMLGRISPPFLDYIESSGVTTRWLSLTEVLRGTDSWTPFVAPTATAGSTLVTSSVAVLATTLVAAAGMAGLAMRTMPARGRLIAILFVGVTLLAVGYSGGLGSPVATQVQLFLDADGTPLRNVHKLEPLIRLPLALGLAHLLGRIPLPGTVSRPTWVRALAYPERDKRVAVGLVILTALAAGTSLAWTGRLTPPGSFEAIPGYWHDTASWLDERNTDRGRVLVAPGAPFATQVWGNSHDEPLQVLGHSPWGVRDSIPLTPPETIRALDAVQRLFAAGQPSAGLADTLSQQGISFVVVRNDLDPETSRSARPILVHRAIDGSPGLTRVAEFGEPVGPGTLEGFVTDSGLRPRYPAVEIYRVDDASPGPYLTDLDAMARVDGGPEALLRLAERRRLQGREPLGPMLLTADAQRAGVGAPLVTVTDTPLARETDYGRVDNHSSAVRTPDERRQTFNRVMDYPAGTDPLYARWTGGNISVSSSASDSTALPNVSPSSGPAAAIDADSSTSWVSNSLQTAVGQWMQVDFDHPVTNAAVTITPSATAVGAQVRRIEVATINGTTTLRFDEPGKPLSAALPFGETPWMRITAVGTDDGSPGVQFGITDLSVTQYDASGFAHPVTLRRTVDVPGPPAGSAVAQWDLGSELLGRPGCADAPDGVHCAATMALAPEEAVNMSRTLTVPEATAVTPTVWVRARQGPRLADLISAPGTTRATGDSDLIDVLGSAYAATDGDVRTAWTAPQNNVQLKKPPTLTVTLPERTEVAALTLTPSSTVLPAHPTMVAIDLGAGPQVRRLDGDGPQTFDLFPTVTDTVQLSILDWTDVIDRTALGFDQLKPTGLAEVTVLDTAGKPIAAPDPADRDRPITLPCGKGPIIGVAGQFIQTSVATTVRALLDNEPIAAQPCQSKPVTLPEGQQELVVSPGEAFVVDGVQLATPRAAELRTAPTVDAHTGTWSSDHREVEVAASDHDRVIVVPESVNPGWVAHSEDGTALRPITVNGWQQGWVVPAGTSGTLALTFPANLTYRIGLFGGLALLPVLALLALLPIRRRNTGEPVQPWMPAPWLTAAAVLAVGGLISGVTGIVVVAAAVGVRYLLAGRAWSEKITVGVVAGGLIAAGAVLSRGPWRSVDGYLGHSAGVQFLALLSVAMLAASTVDLRRPGTRTPSGGEETDDRPAS
- a CDS encoding DUF2613 domain-containing protein; translated protein: MERFVVPAAASIVVGLLLGAASIFGVTLMVQQDTKPPVQSGDPASSVLNRVEYGDRA
- a CDS encoding MaoC/PaaZ C-terminal domain-containing protein; this translates as MSQPNSLLNMARAVAGALPFVPRAGGLPDRRIHVPELRIDPANVAAYANVTGLRFDNAVPLTYPFALTFPTMMSLATSFDFPFAAMGSVHTENHITQYRPITVSDALDVSVHAENLREHRKGLLVDLVTSIKIGNDLAWEQTTTFLHQQRTSLSGEPRPEPPRQQKLPPPNAVLSISAGQIRSYASIGGDHNPIHTSSIGAKLFGFPTAIAHGMFSAAAVLANIEGQLPDAVKYSVRFGKPVLLPARAGLYVDATDTGWELALRHLSKGYPHLTASVTGLT
- a CDS encoding GNAT family N-acetyltransferase — translated: MSLPSRIAPAGAADLDAAAQTLAAAFESYAWTRWSIPADDYPVRLQRLQRLYLGHALEHGIVLVGGIGAGDVDGVIAVLSPSAPAPSDDLQAQVAELHGARLAVVAAAETPPLPDAVWNLATLGVHPEAQGHGLGAALIGAALAEVDASRVTADTALETSDDRNVRLYERAGFTVTATTQIQDGPTVYSMLRQAVSAPQ
- a CDS encoding glycoside hydrolase family 3 N-terminal domain-containing protein, with the translated sequence MSMSRALGALTALSGLLLACSPAEPQEAAAPPAPVSSGPAVPTNASFDQPLPAAPAPGFCDIATMSTRDKLAQLLMVGVSDAADARAVVADQHVGGIMIGSWTDKSMLGAPLADIAANAGPLSLAVSVDEEGGRVSRLAGVIGSQPSARELAQTKTPDEVYGIALERGRAMRGLGITVDFAPVVDLTQQSAAIGDRSFGDDPETVTEYAGAYARGLRDAGVLPVLKHFPGHGRAAGDSHTGAVSTPPLADLQNDDLVPYRTLTKQPPVAVMVGHMQVPGLTGGEQASLSPAAYNLLRTEFGFGGLVYTDDLSSMAAINQQYGVAAAVLKSLQAGADVALWITTAEVPAVLDRLEQAVAAGELSPAAVDASVQRVAAAKGPNPNCGR
- a CDS encoding TetR/AcrR family transcriptional regulator, yielding MAGGTKRLPRAVREQQMLDAAVQMFSINGYHETSMDAIAAEAQISKPMLYLYYGSKEELFGACLDRELNRFVDEVRGRIDFTQSPKDMLSNAVGAFLGYIDSNRASWIVLYSQATSSQAFAHTVREGRERIIELVGRLLQSGTRNPEPDADFNMMAVALVGAGEAIADRVSTGDAGVHDATELMINLFWRGLKGKPTEKV